In Perca fluviatilis chromosome 3, GENO_Pfluv_1.0, whole genome shotgun sequence, the following proteins share a genomic window:
- the stmn4l gene encoding stathmin-like 4, like, with protein MTLAAYREKMRELPLVSLFCSCILPRPKHTTEEDEKKADVVDLNLCSIRDMEVIELSKRASGQAFEVILKPPTFDGGPELRATTPPRGKPSLEEIQKKLDAAQERRKCQEAELLKHLAERREHEREVAQKALTKERQEHRADADKQQRQMHLNASPERQQMHLNASPERQQQEEDKHSVEVS; from the exons ATGACTCTAGCAG CGTACAGAGAGAAGATGCGGGAGCTCCCCCTGGTGTCTCTCTTCTGCTCCTGCATCCTCCCCCGACCCAAACACACCACAGAAGAAGACGAGAAAAAAG CTGACGTGGTGGACTTGAACCTCTGCAGCATCCGGGACATGGAGGTGATCGAGCTGAGCAAGCGTGCGAGCGGCCAGGCCTTCGAGGTCATCCTGAAGCCGCCCACCTTCGACGGCGGCCCCGAGCTCAGGGCGACCACGCCGCCGCGCGGGAAGCCCTCGCTGGAGGAGATCCAGAAGAAACTGGACGCCGCCCAGGAAAGGAGGAAG TGTCAGGAGGCGGAGCTGCTGAAGCATCTCGCCGAGCGGAGGGAGCACGAGCGTGAAGTGGCTCAGAAAGCTCTGACCAAAGAGCGCCAGGAGCATCGCGCCGACGCTGACAAGCAGCAGAGGCAGATGCACCTGAACGCCTCGCCGGAGAGACAGCAGATGCACCTGAACGCCTCACCGGAGagacagcagcaggaggag GACAAGCACAGTGTGGAG GTGTCCTGA
- the il17a/f1 gene encoding interleukin 17a/f1: MISTSNSSLTAVCVVAAMMMMMMMMSEAAAMPKLGGQSKHSAKTHRKLSDGATVETVPLELDSNNMVPIRTIRPLQNASISPWTYNVSHDDTLFPPVLSEARCLLRGCLDSEGREDLNLESRPIMHQVLLLRRVKSTGAGGAGHGYHYRLESRLIAVGCTCIRPIVQHQD, encoded by the exons ATGATTTCGACTTCAAACTCCAGCCTGACG gcTGTCTGTGTGGTGGcggcgatgatgatgatgatgatgatgatgtcagagGCAGCGGCGATGCCCAAACTGGGCGGCCAATCCAAACACTCGGCAAAGACTCACAGGAAGTTGTCGGACGGGGCGACGGTGGAAACGGTCCCACTGGAGCTCGACTCAAACAATATGGTTCCCATCAGAACCATCCGGCCGCTGCAGAACGCCTCCATCTCCCCGTGGACATACAa CGTCTCCCATGACGACACTCTGTTCCCCCCGGTGCTGTCCGAGGCTCGCTGTTTGCTGCGCGGCTGTCTGGACTCGGAGGGCCGCGAGGACCTGAACCTGGAGTCCAGACCCATCATGCACcaggtgctgctgctgcgccGGGTCAAGTCCACGGGGGCGGGAGGGGCGGGACACGGGTACCACTACCGGCTGGAGTCCCGCCTCATCGCTGTGGGGTGCACCTGCATCCGACCCATCGTCCAACACCAAGACTGA
- the il17a/f2 gene encoding interleukin 17a/f2, which translates to MKLDICTLMVCCTALWVVVSSGGVKAPPPPPPGCDSMLAFSSEVSSSSEGNGNIHRRSLSPWTWKSSTEKNRIPSTLWEANCSSSFCTGTGTGTGTGHNLNSVPVYQSVLVLTRREEGHCYTAKYHSLAVGCTCVWATTSHD; encoded by the exons ATGAAGCTGGATATCTGCACTCTGATG GTGTGCTGCACTGCATTGTGGGTAGTGGTGTCCTCTGGCGGGGTTAAagctcctccccctcctcctcctggctGTGACTCCATGTTGGCGTTCTCCTCGGAGGTTTCCTCGTCGTCTGAAGGGAACGGGAACATTCACCGTAGATCTCTGTCTCCATGGACCTGGAA GTCGAGCACGGAGAAGAACCGAATCCCGTCCACGCTCTGGGAGGCcaactgcagcagcagcttctgCACCGGCACCGGAACCGGAACCGGCACCGGACACAACCTCAACTCTGTCCCCGTGTACCAGAGCGTCCTGGTGCTCACCCGCCGGGAAGAGGGGCACTGCTACACCGCCAAGTACCACTCGCTGGCCGTCGGCTGCACCTGCGTCTGGGCCACAACCAGCCACGACTGA